The following coding sequences lie in one Schistocerca cancellata isolate TAMUIC-IGC-003103 unplaced genomic scaffold, iqSchCanc2.1 HiC_scaffold_813, whole genome shotgun sequence genomic window:
- the LOC126143505 gene encoding ankyrin repeat and death domain-containing protein 1A-like translates to MKQQMVARLMEAARSGRAREAWALLLAGVPKDARDGSGNTALHLAADGGHASTVRYLLDAGLDANSVNSDGRTPLHLAAQRVNSDVIWMLVRASARVDAQDATGQTALHVAAGVDTGEEDDRVHVVNALLLAGATKDITDVNNRRPEDLATYSTHRAFSTDCSPYIDL, encoded by the coding sequence ATGAAGCAGCAGATGGTGGCCAGACTTATGGAGGCCGCTCGCAGTGGGAGGGCACGAGAAGCGTGGGCGCTGCTGCTCGCCGGAGTGCCAAAGGACGCCCGAGACGGCTCAGGAAACACGGCGCTGCACCTGGCGGCCGACGGAGGGCACGCCAGCACTGTGAGGTACCTGCTCGATGCGGGACTGGATGCCAACAGTGTCAACTCGGATGGGAGGACGCCCCTACACCTGGCAGCTCAGAGAGTGAACTCGGATGTGATATGGATGCTGGTGAGAGCGTCTGCACGAGTAGACGCTCAGGATGCCACGGGGCAGACTGCACTCCACGTGGCTGCGGGTGTGGATACTGGTGAAGAAGATGATAGAGTGCACGTAGTGAATGCACTGCTCCTGGCGGGCGCGACAAAAGATATAACTGACGTAAATAACCGGAGACCTGAGGACTTGGCAACCTATTCAACACATAGAGCTTTCAGCACTGATTGCAGTCCTTACATTGACTTGTAA